The sequence below is a genomic window from Xylanivirga thermophila.
ATCCCTACTATATGCAGCATACTACTCATATAGGCAGGATAGGGAACATATGGAAGGCATACAAGGAGTAGTCGCATACTATGCCCCTTCCCATCTAGAAGACCTGCTATCTACCGAATCCAGATCCTTGTTTACTCGGTTTGCCACAGTTAAAACTATGAAAGGACATCCTAAAAAACAAGGTGCTGATTATAGATATTATTCACCTATTGAGTGGATATCCAAATATATGCCTCCAACACTGCTAGTACATGGCAAGGAAGATACTACCGTCCCTTTTTCATCTGCTACAAACCTCGCTAAAAAATTAAAAGAATATGCTGTATCTTATAGACTTTTAGTGCATCCTAGCGGTGAGCATTGTTTTGAAATGAGTTCTAAAGATTTTCAAACTGTACGTATATTAAATTCAACTATAAAATGGATGAAAGAAAGGATTTAATCGATAATGATAGATTTTTCTTATGAAAAACAAAATATAGAGGCCAGATCAGCATGTATGTTTAAAGGGAGGCATTATAGATGCTTTTATGTCACATTCCCTACCCTATACAAAAACCCAGCACTTGGAACTGAAACAGTACAACTCTATGATTTTAGGCCTAAGGAGAAAATCCGTGCATCTGTCATAATTCTCCATGGATTGGGTACTAAAAACATTGAGTTTTTGCTATGGATGGGTACTCATTTAGCATCTGCAGGTGTAAATGCAATAATGCCAGTACTCCCCGGTAATTTTACACGTGTAGAAGATGGACGAACCTTCGGCAGTCGATATCTATGGCCTGATTATAGTATTATGTACGATATATATCAACATGCCATAGTAGATATACGTTCTACAATAGACTATATGCAGCAGGAAGAACGCTGGATGGACAATAACTGTATGATGGGGTATTGCCTTGGCGGTATGCTAACTACAATAGTATCCTCAATGGATAAAAGGATCAATCAAAAGATATTGATGACAACAGGAGGGCATATCCCTCAAATATTATTTGAATCTAGCGCCGCCCGATTTGTTAGGCGAATGATTGCTCAAGGAGATGTAGAAGATAAAACTTTAAGCGATAAAAAAATGCTCTATGACCTATATAATTCACAGATGGAAACAGTTAAGAGCATGTCCCTTGAACAGCTTTTAACATCTAAAGAGATACATCCATTTTTCAGAGTAGATCCCCTATCCTATGTCCATTTGGTGGATAA
It includes:
- a CDS encoding alpha/beta hydrolase yields the protein MIDFSYEKQNIEARSACMFKGRHYRCFYVTFPTLYKNPALGTETVQLYDFRPKEKIRASVIILHGLGTKNIEFLLWMGTHLASAGVNAIMPVLPGNFTRVEDGRTFGSRYLWPDYSIMYDIYQHAIVDIRSTIDYMQQEERWMDNNCMMGYCLGGMLTTIVSSMDKRINQKILMTTGGHIPQILFESSAARFVRRMIAQGDVEDKTLSDKKMLYDLYNSQMETVKSMSLEQLLTSKEIHPFFRVDPLSYVHLVDKSKFSFIDALFDRTLSITSRKTLYKEMEGAKRYVLPISHVSWLPFEFLLAKYILHKVNVYDRKAAARILIKEVVHDPLQDEKN